The Kroppenstedtia pulmonis genome has a segment encoding these proteins:
- a CDS encoding peptidylprolyl isomerase, which produces MAIKGSIEMENGETILIDFFPEAAPNTVENFKKLANEGFYDGLTFHRVIPGFVSQGGCPTGNGTGGAGYTIPCETANNPHKHEPGSLSMAHAGKDTGSCQFFIVHESQPHLDGVHTVFGQVTQGLETAKQMKNGDQMKTVKVWEE; this is translated from the coding sequence ATGGCCATTAAAGGTAGTATTGAAATGGAAAACGGGGAAACCATCCTCATCGATTTTTTCCCGGAAGCTGCACCCAATACCGTGGAAAATTTTAAAAAGCTGGCCAATGAGGGCTTTTATGATGGTTTGACCTTTCATCGGGTCATACCCGGTTTTGTCAGTCAAGGAGGATGCCCCACAGGCAACGGGACAGGGGGAGCCGGCTACACCATCCCCTGCGAAACTGCCAACAACCCCCACAAACATGAACCCGGTTCCCTTTCCATGGCTCATGCGGGGAAAGATACAGGATCCTGCCAGTTTTTCATCGTTCATGAATCTCAGCCGCATTTAGACGGCGTACACACTGTTTTCGGTCAAGTAACCCAAGGCTTGGAAACAGCCAAGCAGATGAAAAACGGAGATCAGATGAAAACCGTCAAAGTGTGGGAAGAATAA
- a CDS encoding GNAT family N-acetyltransferase — MSCYHRLESYFPHEELKSKEQLQDLLQNQVIYKKFETEDALLLYGDFPSFLFVDYLLIDSRVRGKGIGGQVIEKLKQHEKPILLEVEPAQPDHPDTLSRIHFYKKHGFIPSEKVEYLYTGKNGKTVSLEIYYWSPRTLTPTQIWTYMAEVCEKIHGFHSLKHYGRHIRPENVLKLKSPVDR, encoded by the coding sequence ATGAGCTGTTATCACCGATTGGAAAGCTATTTTCCACATGAAGAATTGAAATCAAAAGAACAACTTCAAGATCTGCTCCAGAACCAAGTAATTTACAAAAAATTCGAAACAGAGGATGCCCTTCTTCTTTATGGTGATTTTCCATCCTTTCTGTTTGTGGACTACCTGTTGATTGATTCCCGTGTCCGGGGAAAAGGGATCGGCGGCCAAGTGATAGAAAAGCTGAAACAACATGAAAAGCCAATCCTGCTGGAGGTGGAACCGGCTCAACCAGACCACCCAGACACCCTCAGCCGGATTCATTTTTACAAAAAACACGGCTTTATCCCATCAGAAAAGGTGGAGTATCTGTACACCGGAAAAAACGGAAAAACGGTCTCTCTGGAGATTTACTATTGGAGTCCCCGGACTTTGACACCGACGCAAATCTGGACTTATATGGCTGAAGTGTGTGAGAAAATACATGGCTTTCACTCTCTGAAGCACTACGGTCGCCATATCCGTCCTGAAAATGTCTTGAAACTGAAAAGTCCTGTGGATCGTTGA
- a CDS encoding sirohydrochlorin chelatase produces the protein MNIGVLVIAHGSRSREWVDGVDEAVSQVVTDFPITVGYLELVLGRSIKDGVRELEKQGVDNILVIPLFVSSGSSHLEEIRYALGVQEESSVLTSLGKIHPVARIHWCPAMDDHPRILEILADRVRSLSQNPDDESLLLIAHGSEYPDYRRQWEKGMIRIADSLNQIFHFKAVDFALLQSGDLPEKKRMSDNGELLVLPVFLSPGYFTREVIPQKLAGWDCRYQGETLLPHPGVSRWLEETIQSLNK, from the coding sequence GTGAATATCGGAGTACTGGTCATTGCTCACGGGTCACGCAGCAGGGAGTGGGTAGACGGAGTGGATGAGGCTGTCAGCCAGGTTGTCACGGATTTTCCGATAACAGTGGGTTATCTGGAATTAGTTTTGGGACGGAGTATTAAAGATGGAGTCCGGGAACTGGAGAAACAAGGCGTTGATAACATTCTGGTGATTCCGCTGTTTGTCTCATCAGGCAGCAGTCACTTGGAGGAGATTCGCTATGCGTTGGGTGTTCAGGAGGAATCTTCTGTTTTAACCTCATTGGGGAAAATTCATCCCGTGGCCCGTATTCACTGGTGCCCAGCTATGGACGATCATCCCCGCATCCTGGAAATCTTGGCAGACCGGGTTCGTTCCCTCTCCCAAAATCCCGATGATGAATCTCTTTTGTTAATCGCCCATGGCAGTGAATATCCCGATTATCGCCGCCAATGGGAGAAAGGGATGATACGGATAGCTGATTCATTGAATCAGATCTTTCATTTTAAGGCAGTGGATTTTGCCTTGTTACAGTCTGGTGATTTGCCGGAAAAAAAGAGGATGTCTGATAATGGAGAGTTGTTGGTTCTGCCGGTTTTCCTCAGTCCCGGATATTTTACCCGTGAAGTGATTCCACAAAAGTTGGCCGGGTGGGATTGCCGGTATCAGGGAGAAACCCTCTTGCCTCACCCTGGTGTCAGCCGATGGTTGGAGGAGACGATTCAATCTTTAAATAAGTAG
- a CDS encoding HTTM domain-containing protein translates to MIEHKDFLKYISINYKLSIFNFSSSVLYFDLIFHLGIVFAILFTIGYKGRIVSVINFIFVWSIFSRNGIILDGGDNIMRIILVYLMFADTTAYFSVDRKLMDKKCIKPVHIRDNIRISFYIHNMAILACIVQVCMVYITSGFHKAMGELWQEGVAIYYILQVGEYTHPLIENLITNSDAIMVLGSYSTVLVQIAFPFLLFNRITKYIAMAGIITMHIGIAIGMGLVSFSAVMISIQLLMLTDFEYQKIRNKLFKVKQYVKSCIPKKKNDQKSFHLRP, encoded by the coding sequence ATGATTGAACATAAAGATTTTCTCAAGTACATTTCTATCAATTACAAATTATCAATTTTTAATTTTTCCTCTTCGGTATTATATTTTGACTTAATTTTCCATCTCGGTATTGTATTTGCAATTCTATTTACGATAGGTTATAAGGGAAGAATAGTATCCGTTATTAATTTTATCTTTGTGTGGTCTATATTTTCTCGTAACGGAATCATTCTGGATGGCGGAGATAATATCATGAGAATCATACTTGTTTATCTAATGTTTGCAGACACAACAGCTTATTTTTCAGTAGACAGAAAGTTAATGGATAAGAAGTGCATAAAACCTGTCCATATTAGAGATAATATTAGGATAAGTTTTTATATACATAATATGGCTATTTTAGCTTGTATTGTTCAGGTTTGTATGGTATACATTACCTCAGGCTTTCATAAAGCAATGGGAGAATTATGGCAAGAAGGTGTGGCCATTTATTATATATTGCAGGTGGGAGAATACACTCATCCCTTGATAGAGAATTTAATTACAAATTCGGATGCTATAATGGTTCTTGGATCTTATTCTACTGTATTGGTTCAGATAGCTTTCCCCTTTTTGCTGTTTAATCGAATCACAAAATATATAGCTATGGCTGGAATCATTACCATGCATATTGGAATTGCGATTGGTATGGGTCTCGTGTCCTTTTCTGCCGTTATGATATCCATTCAACTTTTGATGTTAACAGATTTTGAATACCAAAAAATAAGAAACAAACTATTCAAAGTAAAACAGTATGTAAAATCCTGCATACCAAAAAAAAAGAACGACCAGAAATCATTTCACCTGCGACCATAA
- a CDS encoding NADP-dependent oxidoreductase has protein sequence MKPTNNRQIRLIRRPQGMPEPDDFLITEEPVPQPGNGEVLVRTVYLSVDPYMRGRMRDVKSYVPPFPLNEVLTGGVVGQVVESRHPDYQTGDLVTGMLEWADYSVSTGEKLNKIPEGPAPASAALSVLGMPGLTAYFGLLDIGKPQAGETVVVSGAAGAVGSIVGQIAKLKGCQVVGIAGSREKVDYLTKELGFDAVINYREESVPEALDKVCPKGVDVYFDNVGGPISDAVLARINYQARIPLCGQISLYNQENPEPGPRVQGALLINSALMKGFIVSDYQEHFQEGMAQLSQWVGEGKIRYRENIVDGLENTIAAFQGLFKGENIGKQLVRVS, from the coding sequence ATGAAGCCAACAAATAACCGTCAAATCCGACTGATCAGGCGTCCACAGGGAATGCCGGAGCCGGATGATTTTCTCATCACAGAAGAGCCGGTTCCACAGCCGGGTAACGGAGAGGTACTGGTTCGGACCGTTTATTTGTCTGTGGACCCGTATATGCGAGGGCGGATGCGGGATGTCAAATCCTATGTTCCCCCCTTTCCTCTGAATGAAGTATTGACCGGAGGCGTAGTGGGACAAGTAGTTGAGTCGCGTCATCCCGATTATCAAACAGGTGATCTGGTGACGGGGATGTTGGAGTGGGCGGATTATTCCGTAAGCACAGGAGAGAAATTGAATAAAATTCCTGAAGGCCCTGCTCCGGCTTCTGCGGCGTTGAGTGTTCTGGGGATGCCGGGATTGACAGCGTACTTTGGCTTATTGGATATCGGAAAGCCCCAAGCAGGTGAAACCGTGGTCGTCTCTGGAGCGGCGGGAGCGGTTGGTTCTATTGTGGGCCAAATTGCCAAATTAAAGGGATGCCAGGTGGTAGGAATCGCCGGTTCACGGGAAAAAGTCGACTACTTGACGAAGGAACTGGGTTTTGATGCGGTGATTAATTACCGGGAGGAGTCGGTTCCCGAGGCACTGGACAAAGTATGTCCGAAGGGAGTCGATGTTTATTTCGACAATGTGGGGGGACCGATCTCAGACGCTGTCTTAGCCCGGATCAATTACCAGGCACGAATCCCTCTTTGTGGTCAGATTTCTCTCTACAACCAGGAAAATCCGGAACCGGGCCCTCGGGTACAAGGAGCATTGCTCATCAATAGTGCGTTGATGAAAGGGTTTATTGTTTCCGATTACCAGGAACATTTCCAAGAGGGGATGGCCCAACTGTCCCAATGGGTGGGGGAAGGCAAGATCCGTTACCGGGAAAACATTGTGGATGGACTGGAAAACACCATTGCTGCCTTTCAGGGATTGTTTAAAGGAGAAAATATCGGAAAACAACTGGTTCGGGTTTCATAG
- a CDS encoding DUF5819 family protein has translation MLRKILFIILGVVFVFHFIITSLYNLPINPLKIKYSPIINGYMDPIFTQNWRLFAPDPVTHGNQVYIRLKLKTGNKEPKVTGWIDLTSFMIKRNQENRFTPYNRLVRIQRGAVNAMVRRDEIINKLSEKIKEDDLDRNKYKNIIDNDLTRLQTKHAKKMVNRYSQAYVKNIYPASKIEATQVLIKEIEAVPYSKKQNSNYKPKEKVVTLDWVPYQNDIAPIF, from the coding sequence ATGCTTAGAAAAATCCTATTTATTATTTTAGGAGTGGTATTTGTTTTCCACTTTATAATCACATCCTTGTATAATTTGCCCATAAATCCTCTTAAGATAAAATATTCACCTATTATTAATGGATATATGGATCCTATTTTTACCCAAAATTGGCGCCTGTTCGCACCTGATCCTGTAACTCACGGAAATCAGGTGTATATTAGATTGAAATTGAAAACAGGAAACAAGGAGCCTAAAGTGACAGGTTGGATCGACTTAACAAGTTTTATGATTAAAAGAAACCAAGAAAATCGGTTTACCCCCTATAATCGCTTGGTTCGGATTCAAAGAGGAGCAGTAAACGCAATGGTTCGGAGAGATGAAATTATAAATAAGCTAAGTGAAAAGATTAAAGAAGATGATTTGGATAGAAATAAATATAAAAACATTATTGATAATGATTTGACTCGTCTTCAAACCAAGCATGCAAAAAAAATGGTTAATCGGTACTCTCAAGCTTATGTAAAGAATATTTACCCAGCATCCAAAATTGAAGCAACACAGGTATTGATAAAAGAAATAGAAGCAGTCCCTTACTCTAAGAAACAAAATAGTAATTATAAACCAAAAGAAAAGGTAGTTACTTTAGATTGGGTCCCTTATCAAAATGATATCGCTCCAATTTTCTAA
- a CDS encoding lipoate--protein ligase: MLFVDNQHITDPRINLAIEEYILKHLDRDETYLLFYVNEPSIIVGRNQNTVEEIHVDYCQDRDIHVVRRLSGGGAVYHDTGNLNFSFITKDDGESFLNFRKFTEPVIQALQQLGVHAELTGRNDIQVGEKKISGNAQFSTKGRMFSHGTLMFDVNLEAVAKALKVKKEKFQSKSTKSVRSRVANISEFMDQKMTIDEFREHLLRYIFDGQTEIPRYDLKEEDWKIINQISEDRYRNWDWNIGRSPKFNMEQSKRFPIGTIDVRMQVDQGMITGCTIFGDFFGVKDVNDIAERLIGSRYDRDAITKAIADLDVKEYFGNISQEEFIDLVY, encoded by the coding sequence GTGCTATTTGTCGATAATCAACACATTACTGATCCCCGTATCAATCTAGCTATTGAAGAATACATCCTGAAACATCTGGATCGGGATGAAACGTATCTGCTGTTTTATGTGAATGAGCCATCCATTATTGTAGGACGAAATCAAAATACCGTGGAAGAAATTCATGTGGATTACTGCCAGGATCGGGATATTCATGTGGTTCGCCGACTCTCCGGCGGGGGAGCGGTATACCATGACACAGGCAATCTCAATTTCAGTTTTATCACCAAAGATGACGGAGAAAGCTTCCTTAATTTCCGCAAGTTTACCGAGCCGGTAATTCAAGCTTTGCAACAGCTGGGAGTTCATGCTGAATTGACCGGGCGAAATGATATCCAGGTAGGGGAGAAAAAAATATCCGGAAATGCCCAGTTTTCCACCAAAGGGCGGATGTTCAGCCACGGAACCTTGATGTTTGACGTGAATCTGGAAGCTGTGGCCAAAGCGCTCAAAGTGAAGAAAGAGAAGTTTCAATCCAAAAGTACCAAGTCAGTTCGGAGCCGGGTGGCCAATATCAGTGAATTTATGGATCAAAAAATGACGATTGACGAGTTCCGTGAACATCTCTTACGTTACATTTTTGACGGTCAAACAGAGATTCCCCGGTATGATCTGAAGGAGGAAGATTGGAAGATCATCAATCAAATTTCCGAAGACCGGTATCGCAATTGGGATTGGAATATTGGTCGTTCCCCTAAATTCAACATGGAACAATCCAAGCGTTTCCCGATAGGTACGATTGATGTCCGGATGCAGGTGGATCAAGGGATGATTACGGGATGCACCATCTTTGGCGACTTCTTTGGAGTGAAGGACGTAAATGATATTGCAGAGCGATTGATCGGTAGTCGCTATGACCGGGATGCAATCACAAAAGCGATAGCAGACTTGGATGTGAAGGAATACTTCGGGAATATTTCACAAGAGGAGTTTATCGATCTGGTTTACTGA
- the typA gene encoding translational GTPase TypA, producing the protein MNPNNIRNIAIIAHVDHGKTTLVDAMLKQSHIFRKNQQVAERVMDSNDLERERGITILSKNTSVTYKDVKINIIDTPGHADFGGEVERVMNMVDGVLLLVDSVEGPMPQTKFVLRQALERGHKVIVVVNKIDRNNARPDYVVDTTFDLFVDLGATDEQADFPVVYTSGLTGKGGLDPANMTDNLEPLFEQILASIPSPQVNPDGPTQLQATLMGYDDYKGKIVIGRLNSGTIRKHQQVLHVMAENSQRTLKVSQVFTYQGLTRVEVDQADTGDIIALTGLGDVGIGDTITDPEDPRPLPPIKVEEPTLRITFGVNTSPFAGQEGEYVTSRKLRERLYIEGERDVALRVTDTDSPDTFLVAGRGELHLGILIENMRREGYEFEVSKPEVILKKIDDKRYEPVESVEVEVSSEYQGAVVELLGQRKGQMMDMSLLGEDTIRYTYRVPTRGLIGFRQQFLTATRGEGLVNTLFAGYEPYAGEIQTRSHGSLIAWENGTATTYGLYAAQERGHLFIPANTEVYEGMVVGQHIRESDLEVNVCKKKQLTNFRAAGSDDSLRLDPPRNLSLDDALEYLAEDELLEVTPKDFRIRKRLLKKNERRRHQKHGGKVDG; encoded by the coding sequence ATGAATCCAAACAATATCCGTAACATCGCTATTATCGCTCACGTCGACCATGGAAAAACCACCCTGGTGGACGCCATGTTGAAACAAAGCCACATCTTTCGGAAAAACCAGCAAGTTGCTGAACGGGTGATGGACTCCAATGATTTGGAACGGGAACGGGGCATCACCATTTTGTCCAAAAACACATCAGTCACCTACAAAGACGTTAAAATCAACATCATCGATACCCCTGGCCACGCCGACTTTGGCGGTGAAGTGGAACGGGTCATGAATATGGTGGACGGCGTTTTATTGTTGGTGGACTCTGTGGAAGGGCCAATGCCCCAAACAAAGTTTGTTCTGCGCCAAGCTCTGGAACGGGGACACAAAGTGATTGTCGTGGTTAACAAAATCGACCGGAACAATGCCCGTCCCGATTATGTCGTGGATACCACCTTTGATTTGTTTGTGGATCTGGGAGCCACTGATGAACAGGCAGATTTCCCCGTTGTCTACACCAGCGGTCTGACTGGAAAGGGTGGCCTGGACCCCGCAAATATGACAGACAACCTGGAGCCTTTGTTTGAACAGATCCTGGCATCCATTCCCTCTCCTCAAGTAAACCCTGACGGTCCCACTCAGTTACAGGCCACTTTAATGGGTTACGACGATTATAAAGGAAAAATCGTCATCGGCAGATTAAACAGCGGCACCATTCGTAAACATCAGCAGGTTCTTCATGTCATGGCTGAGAACTCACAGCGGACCCTGAAGGTATCCCAGGTATTTACCTATCAAGGGTTAACCCGAGTGGAAGTGGATCAGGCAGATACCGGTGATATCATTGCCTTAACCGGGCTCGGGGATGTGGGAATTGGAGACACCATCACCGACCCGGAGGACCCCCGTCCTTTGCCCCCCATCAAGGTGGAAGAACCTACTTTGCGTATTACCTTTGGCGTCAACACCAGTCCCTTTGCAGGACAAGAAGGGGAGTACGTCACCTCCCGCAAACTCCGGGAACGGTTGTATATTGAAGGAGAAAGAGATGTTGCACTCCGGGTTACGGATACAGATTCACCGGACACCTTCCTGGTGGCGGGTCGAGGCGAACTTCACCTCGGCATCCTGATTGAAAACATGCGCCGGGAAGGATACGAATTTGAAGTGAGTAAACCGGAAGTGATCCTGAAAAAAATAGACGATAAAAGGTATGAACCTGTAGAATCCGTAGAAGTGGAAGTCTCCAGTGAATACCAAGGTGCCGTGGTGGAACTGTTGGGTCAACGGAAGGGTCAAATGATGGATATGAGTTTATTGGGGGAAGATACCATCCGGTATACCTATCGGGTACCGACTCGCGGATTAATCGGTTTTCGCCAGCAATTTCTCACCGCCACCCGGGGAGAAGGGCTGGTCAATACCCTGTTTGCCGGTTACGAACCCTATGCAGGAGAAATCCAGACCCGATCCCATGGCTCCCTTATCGCTTGGGAAAACGGCACCGCCACGACCTACGGACTATACGCTGCTCAGGAACGGGGGCACTTGTTCATACCCGCCAATACGGAGGTCTATGAAGGAATGGTGGTCGGGCAGCATATCCGGGAAAGCGATCTGGAAGTCAACGTTTGTAAAAAGAAACAACTCACCAACTTTCGGGCCGCCGGTTCCGATGACTCTTTGCGACTGGATCCCCCGCGGAACCTGTCCTTGGATGATGCTCTGGAATACTTGGCAGAGGATGAACTCCTGGAGGTCACTCCCAAGGACTTCCGTATCCGCAAACGCCTGCTAAAGAAAAACGAACGCCGCCGTCATCAAAAACATGGTGGTAAAGTAGATGGATAG
- a CDS encoding MATE family efflux transporter, whose protein sequence is MDTLDFINGHINKLIFKISIPLILASSVTIITQMFNIFLLGHDEQALYVLSLYIPISFFLTSLIEALQTSNQVVISYQKGSGNNKIHTYIINGFLIGLLVSIGIGLLVSIGMGLLIFITAPLIADYYHVKDEDRMLFLDYVKWMMVTNIIVILNVIVNSSLRGLGKINIASILNILFSLSNIALIFFFVYFLKWGLYSIIFSNLISSAAFLLLGFIILIRLNVIPFKKLSLRLESFYLRKLKTVGIPIFLSYLFIFISTLFFQ, encoded by the coding sequence GTGGATACTTTGGATTTTATTAACGGTCATATAAACAAATTAATATTCAAAATTAGTATCCCGTTGATACTGGCGTCATCTGTCACCATTATTACCCAGATGTTCAATATCTTCTTATTGGGTCATGATGAACAGGCACTTTATGTCTTATCGTTATATATTCCAATCTCCTTTTTTTTGACTTCTTTGATTGAAGCACTGCAAACCAGTAATCAGGTTGTCATATCATATCAAAAGGGCAGTGGGAACAATAAAATACATACTTATATCATTAACGGTTTTCTGATCGGTCTTCTTGTTTCCATAGGGATCGGTCTTCTTGTTTCCATAGGGATGGGGCTTCTAATATTTATAACAGCACCTCTTATCGCGGATTATTATCATGTTAAAGATGAGGATCGAATGCTGTTTTTGGATTATGTTAAATGGATGATGGTCACGAATATCATTGTAATACTAAATGTAATTGTCAACTCATCTCTGAGGGGTTTAGGAAAAATCAATATAGCCAGCATTCTAAACATCTTATTTTCGCTATCCAACATCGCCTTGATTTTCTTCTTTGTCTATTTTTTAAAATGGGGTCTATATAGTATCATTTTTTCCAATTTAATCTCATCAGCAGCATTTCTCTTATTGGGATTCATTATTTTGATCCGACTCAATGTCATACCATTTAAGAAACTTAGCCTCCGTCTGGAATCGTTTTATTTAAGGAAATTGAAAACAGTGGGGATTCCAATATTTCTT
- a CDS encoding transglutaminase-like domain-containing protein yields MSANSQEVCYDFHFRNRRKGKTLIWISKTPSYCAQTAKLLKRSHTPKKVNNWLDNTIEYFELNPGEELHYRYQVDIHSPNQENTDLDILCSRKKNDYLKSTSYVTITPEIKDLALTLCKNLLSAREKAYSLFKHVYRRYRYSYSVKKRGTLHFPKSRKGDCGEFAALYAALCRSIGIPCRLVTGSFAVDKNQYHMWNEVFLEERWIPVDASMANIQLKQPWRFLFSNIRTLMPHQYFGQTEGQRIAFSFDSDIPCLPPYPDTHEIDKQKTNEFCMEIGEETIVWGKESLNNGNIPYLQPMYLYYEQEIKKPKARDYLGVWKVTEQGKRNVYLTIKKVTGYAVLLSAMFYLLSSSTLFSILYSFFALLYAVMALLRGERTVFFSLVTLIFLGINLIVLVTFLSLTFT; encoded by the coding sequence ATGTCTGCTAATAGTCAAGAGGTTTGTTACGACTTTCATTTTCGTAACAGAAGAAAAGGGAAAACTCTGATTTGGATATCCAAAACTCCCTCTTATTGTGCCCAAACAGCGAAGTTGCTAAAAAGAAGCCACACACCTAAAAAGGTAAACAACTGGTTGGATAATACGATTGAGTATTTTGAGTTAAACCCTGGGGAAGAGCTCCATTACCGCTACCAAGTTGACATTCACTCCCCTAATCAAGAAAATACAGATTTAGACATTCTTTGCTCAAGGAAAAAAAATGATTATTTAAAGTCGACTTCCTATGTAACCATCACCCCGGAAATCAAAGATTTGGCCCTCACCCTCTGTAAAAACTTATTAAGTGCCAGAGAAAAGGCATACAGCTTGTTTAAACATGTGTATCGCCGATATCGATATTCTTATTCAGTAAAAAAAAGAGGCACCCTTCATTTTCCTAAATCCCGAAAAGGAGACTGCGGAGAGTTTGCTGCTTTGTATGCAGCTTTATGTCGTTCAATTGGGATTCCCTGCCGACTTGTTACTGGAAGCTTCGCTGTTGACAAGAACCAATACCACATGTGGAATGAAGTTTTTCTGGAAGAAAGATGGATACCTGTCGATGCCAGTATGGCTAACATACAGTTAAAGCAGCCATGGCGGTTTTTATTCAGCAATATTCGTACTCTCATGCCACATCAATATTTTGGACAAACGGAGGGACAAAGAATCGCCTTTTCCTTTGATTCGGATATTCCCTGTCTTCCACCTTATCCCGATACCCATGAAATCGACAAGCAGAAAACCAATGAATTTTGTATGGAGATAGGAGAAGAAACCATTGTTTGGGGGAAAGAGAGCCTAAACAATGGGAATATTCCATATCTCCAGCCAATGTATCTCTATTATGAACAAGAGATAAAAAAACCAAAAGCAAGGGATTACCTTGGAGTATGGAAAGTCACAGAACAAGGAAAAAGAAACGTTTATTTAACGATCAAAAAGGTAACTGGATACGCAGTTCTGTTATCCGCTATGTTTTATTTATTATCTTCCTCCACATTATTTAGTATTCTCTATTCTTTTTTTGCTCTGCTATATGCTGTAATGGCTTTACTCAGAGGAGAACGTACCGTATTTTTCTCCCTGGTTACGCTGATTTTTCTAGGAATCAATTTGATCGTCCTGGTTACTTTCCTAAGTCTAACATTCACTTAA